Proteins from a single region of Chryseobacterium sp. W4I1:
- a CDS encoding DUF6759 domain-containing protein — protein MKKLLLLFISILSFNISAQKKGKDYTNIIKSKNIYEINAFLRDAHPDDPRRSVLKPRVMELMTQYIKDAHPADQKVKDMQEMLALLKRRPSTKISFDEMNAIIKQKQIAKYKAELAAKQPTVVYTPSNAQNTFVVNTSANAAVPNAEADEFNLLMAVNPVEHKNRTVKILNSLFDNDPNSKESIVLIKNNSDCNIIVRMEGVGTTKYRLAIPAHDESSIVITKGQYLFTSLVCGAQYASQKTIEKAIMVALGSSATQ, from the coding sequence ATGAAAAAATTACTTTTACTTTTTATTTCCATTCTTTCCTTCAACATATCTGCGCAGAAAAAGGGGAAAGATTATACCAATATTATAAAGAGCAAAAACATTTACGAGATCAATGCATTTCTGAGAGATGCACACCCGGATGATCCCCGGAGATCTGTCCTGAAGCCGAGGGTAATGGAACTGATGACACAATATATCAAGGATGCCCATCCCGCTGACCAAAAAGTGAAAGACATGCAGGAAATGCTTGCCCTGCTGAAAAGAAGACCATCTACAAAGATCAGCTTCGATGAAATGAATGCCATTATCAAACAGAAACAGATCGCCAAATACAAGGCAGAACTTGCCGCAAAACAACCAACTGTAGTCTATACTCCAAGTAATGCACAGAACACATTTGTTGTCAATACATCAGCCAATGCCGCTGTTCCGAATGCAGAGGCCGACGAATTCAATCTACTGATGGCAGTAAATCCTGTGGAACACAAAAACAGAACCGTAAAAATATTAAACTCACTGTTTGATAACGATCCCAACTCCAAGGAGAGTATTGTTCTGATCAAAAATAATTCAGACTGCAATATTATTGTGAGAATGGAAGGGGTTGGAACTACCAAATACAGGCTTGCTATCCCTGCCCATGATGAAAGTTCTATTGTTATAACCAAAGGACAATATCTTTTCACCAGTCTGGTCTGCGGGGCACAGTATGCCTCACAAAAAACTATCGAAAAAGCCATTATGGTGGCACTGGGAAGTTCTGCAACACAATAG
- the trmB gene encoding tRNA (guanosine(46)-N7)-methyltransferase TrmB produces MGKNKLARFAENKTLPNVIQPTREDAINGISLKGNWRKDFFKNENPIVLELGCGKGEYSVGLAKTFPEKNFIGIDIKGARFWFGAKEAVENGMNNVAFLRTQIELVDHFFAENEVDEIWITFPDPQIKYKRTKHRLTHPDFLERYKKFLKPGGIIHLKTDSEFLHGYTLGYLQGAGYEIISAHHDIYGAPEYDPGTEHLRDIKTYYEELFSAKGKTITYIKFRIS; encoded by the coding sequence ATGGGCAAAAATAAATTAGCAAGATTCGCTGAAAACAAGACATTACCAAACGTTATCCAGCCTACAAGAGAGGATGCCATCAATGGTATTTCCCTGAAAGGAAACTGGAGAAAAGATTTCTTCAAGAATGAAAATCCGATCGTTCTGGAGCTTGGCTGTGGAAAAGGAGAATATTCTGTAGGACTTGCGAAAACATTCCCTGAAAAAAACTTCATCGGAATAGATATTAAGGGGGCAAGGTTCTGGTTCGGAGCTAAAGAAGCTGTGGAAAATGGCATGAATAACGTGGCCTTCCTAAGAACACAGATCGAACTTGTAGATCATTTTTTTGCCGAAAACGAAGTTGATGAAATCTGGATCACATTCCCCGATCCACAGATCAAATACAAACGTACCAAGCACAGGCTTACGCATCCCGACTTTTTAGAACGATATAAAAAGTTTCTGAAGCCAGGCGGCATTATTCATTTAAAAACCGATTCTGAATTCCTTCATGGTTATACATTAGGATATCTGCAGGGCGCAGGCTATGAAATTATTTCAGCTCATCACGATATTTACGGTGCTCCTGAATATGATCCCGGTACGGAACACCTTAGAGACATAAAAACCTATTACGAAGAACTTTTTTCAGCAAAAGGAAAAACAATAACCTATATAAAATTCCGGATAAGCTGA
- a CDS encoding DUF6759 domain-containing protein codes for MKKTLMTLLFIFLISGFTSAQKSQKKNNEILKSTNIKEIEEYLRKAHPEDPKRMVLKPKLIALKNAEWTKGAKSSKPMEARPVMTDIPNRFMRNSSSNDAEEFKKLLAETSDQHKEKTVKLLNAMFDEDITSKEAVLLFRNNSDCNIVLRIEGKDFYNLAVPAHGENFIVLNKGSYSLNSNVCDVRYSSQKDIKKSIFLVIENPGSPKHETVKDPKEMAPVKPTKKKRLKK; via the coding sequence ATGAAAAAAACTTTAATGACCCTCCTCTTCATTTTCCTGATTTCGGGTTTTACTTCTGCGCAGAAGTCACAGAAAAAAAACAATGAGATCCTGAAAAGCACAAATATCAAAGAAATTGAAGAGTACCTCAGAAAGGCACATCCCGAAGACCCTAAAAGGATGGTGCTAAAACCCAAACTCATCGCTCTGAAGAACGCTGAATGGACAAAAGGTGCCAAATCTTCCAAACCCATGGAAGCCAGGCCCGTAATGACTGATATTCCGAACAGATTCATGAGGAACTCAAGCTCTAATGATGCGGAAGAATTTAAAAAACTTCTTGCAGAAACCTCTGATCAGCACAAAGAAAAAACAGTAAAGCTTCTGAACGCTATGTTTGATGAAGATATTACCTCAAAAGAGGCTGTACTTCTGTTTAGAAATAATTCAGACTGTAATATTGTTCTGAGAATTGAGGGAAAAGATTTTTACAATCTGGCAGTTCCCGCCCATGGAGAGAATTTCATTGTCCTCAACAAAGGTTCATACAGCCTAAACAGTAATGTCTGCGATGTAAGATACTCTTCTCAGAAAGATATAAAAAAAAGTATATTTTTAGTGATTGAAAATCCGGGCTCCCCTAAACATGAAACAGTGAAAGATCCAAAGGAAATGGCACCGGTAAAACCAACAAAAAAGAAAAGATTAAAAAAATAA
- a CDS encoding DUF6759 domain-containing protein, with protein sequence MKKLLVFSGISIILVSCEANYATYPVRTSYPSGSGNSVGNTAMSTEREYNELIKTYKPETADVLTDLLNEDSPTNPRTSISVENKSPCNMVLTVSGNGFFKKIPIASGRVGYTMVPKNQNYKLSGMLCNSSYQSTKFITTSHAIKISN encoded by the coding sequence ATGAAAAAACTGCTTGTGTTTTCAGGAATTTCAATTATTCTGGTCAGCTGCGAAGCTAACTATGCTACCTATCCTGTAAGAACTTCTTATCCTTCGGGTTCTGGAAACAGTGTAGGAAATACTGCAATGAGTACAGAAAGAGAATATAATGAACTGATCAAGACCTATAAGCCTGAAACAGCAGATGTTTTAACCGATCTTCTTAATGAAGACTCTCCTACCAATCCCAGAACGTCTATTTCTGTAGAAAATAAATCACCGTGCAATATGGTTCTTACCGTAAGCGGAAACGGTTTTTTCAAAAAGATACCAATAGCATCAGGCAGAGTGGGTTATACTATGGTTCCTAAAAACCAGAATTACAAATTGTCCGGCATGCTGTGTAATTCATCGTATCAGTCTACAAAATTTATTACCACTTCTCACGCCATAAAGATCAGCAATTAA
- the rpsB gene encoding 30S ribosomal protein S2 encodes MAKANVKDLLEAGVHFGHMTRKWNPNMAPYIFMEKNGIHIVDLHKTAVKLDEACSALEKLTSAGKKVLFVATKKQAKEVVAKHASELNMPYITERWPGGMLTNFVTIRKAVKKMNHIDKMKKDGTFETLSKKERLQVDRQRANLEKNLGSISDMVRLPSAIFVVDIMREHIAVTEAKKLGIPVFGIVDTNSDPRKVDFVIPGNDDASKSIDMILNIVSDSIKEGQSQRKADKEKSKEEGEKVSAETDADFDAE; translated from the coding sequence ATGGCAAAAGCAAATGTAAAAGACCTTTTAGAGGCTGGCGTACACTTCGGTCACATGACTAGAAAGTGGAATCCAAATATGGCTCCATACATTTTTATGGAGAAAAACGGTATTCACATTGTAGACTTACATAAAACAGCAGTTAAATTAGATGAGGCGTGCAGCGCTTTAGAAAAATTAACTTCTGCAGGTAAAAAAGTTCTTTTCGTAGCTACTAAGAAGCAAGCGAAAGAAGTAGTTGCAAAACACGCTTCTGAACTTAATATGCCTTATATTACAGAAAGATGGCCAGGAGGTATGCTAACGAACTTCGTTACTATCAGAAAGGCGGTAAAGAAAATGAACCATATCGACAAAATGAAAAAAGACGGTACGTTCGAAACTTTATCTAAAAAAGAAAGATTACAGGTAGATAGACAAAGAGCTAACTTAGAGAAAAACTTAGGTTCTATCTCTGACATGGTTCGTCTTCCTTCTGCAATCTTCGTTGTAGATATTATGAGAGAACACATCGCTGTAACTGAAGCTAAGAAATTAGGTATTCCAGTTTTCGGTATTGTTGATACAAACTCTGATCCTAGAAAAGTAGACTTCGTTATCCCAGGAAACGATGATGCTTCTAAATCTATTGATATGATCTTAAACATTGTTTCTGATTCTATCAAAGAAGGTCAGTCTCAAAGAAAAGCTGATAAAGAAAAATCTAAAGAAGAAGGAGAAAAAGTATCTGCTGAAACAGATGCTGATTTCGATGCTGAATAA
- the rpsI gene encoding 30S ribosomal protein S9 has product MSIVHKIGRRKTSVARVYVRPGSGNITVNGKDAATYFSTDVMVYKLNQPFILSETVGQYDVTVNVFGGGNTGQAEAIRLGISRALCEINAEFRLALKPAGLLTRDARMVERKKPGQKKARKRFQFSKR; this is encoded by the coding sequence ATGTCTATAGTTCACAAAATCGGAAGAAGAAAAACTTCTGTAGCTAGAGTTTATGTAAGACCAGGTTCTGGAAACATTACAGTAAACGGTAAAGATGCTGCAACTTATTTCTCTACAGACGTGATGGTTTACAAATTGAACCAGCCGTTTATCCTTTCTGAGACTGTTGGTCAGTATGACGTTACCGTAAATGTTTTCGGTGGTGGTAATACAGGTCAGGCAGAAGCTATCAGATTAGGTATTTCAAGAGCTTTATGCGAAATCAATGCTGAATTCAGATTAGCCTTGAAACCTGCTGGTTTACTTACGAGAGATGCAAGAATGGTGGAAAGAAAGAAGCCAGGTCAGAAAAAAGCAAGAAAGAGATTCCAATTCTCAAAACGTTAA
- the rplM gene encoding 50S ribosomal protein L13, translated as MNTLSYKTVSANKATANKEWVVVDAEGQPLGRLASTVAKILRGKHKTNFTPHVDCGDNVIVLNAGKITLSGNKWADKTYIWHTGYPGGQKSMTAAELQKKDSLKVLEKSVKGMLPKNRLGSALLKNLYLYEGTEHKHEAQQPKTINVNEFK; from the coding sequence GTGAATACATTAAGTTACAAAACTGTTTCAGCGAACAAAGCTACTGCTAATAAAGAATGGGTTGTGGTAGACGCTGAAGGACAGCCGTTAGGAAGACTAGCTTCTACGGTTGCAAAGATTTTGAGAGGTAAGCACAAAACGAACTTTACACCTCACGTAGATTGTGGTGATAACGTAATCGTTTTGAATGCTGGGAAAATTACGCTTTCCGGAAATAAGTGGGCTGATAAGACTTACATCTGGCATACAGGTTATCCTGGTGGACAGAAGTCTATGACTGCGGCTGAACTTCAAAAGAAAGATTCTTTAAAAGTATTGGAGAAATCTGTAAAAGGTATGTTACCTAAAAACAGGTTAGGATCTGCTTTATTGAAGAACCTTTATTTATATGAAGGAACTGAGCACAAACATGAAGCTCAACAGCCTAAAACAATTAATGTTAACGAATTTAAATAA
- a CDS encoding DUF3667 domain-containing protein: protein MGHGKIREDKTCLNCGHQVEERYCPHCGQENIESRHPFYYLFTHFFEDFTHYDGQFWGTMKNLLFKPGKLTQIYMEGKRARFVPPVKLYIFISFVTFLFISFQITDLNFGKEGVQIHKGKEINNEIKKEVAKNEEVRNALQSPEVAKADSLTGGMLAHALDSSQINKKDDIDVENIFTSKSITKSLGLKSMEDFDNREKKNGQKYQTFRPFLAKIFELEEKGHSPNEITNLFIKSSIHNLPKALFIYLPLFAFLLWIFHSKRKWWYFDHGVFTLHYFSFLLLLTLLLFVLNKVLSYFDENTFIMFIKGLLTTSAVVYAGCYFFIAHYKTYRTHPALTILVGALLFFINTIIFTFLLMGLGIVSFLLMH from the coding sequence ATGGGTCACGGAAAAATAAGAGAAGATAAAACATGCCTGAACTGCGGGCATCAGGTCGAAGAAAGATACTGCCCACACTGCGGACAGGAGAATATCGAAAGCCGCCACCCTTTTTATTATCTCTTCACTCACTTTTTTGAAGATTTCACCCATTATGACGGACAGTTCTGGGGAACGATGAAGAATCTTCTTTTCAAACCCGGAAAACTTACTCAGATTTACATGGAAGGGAAAAGAGCCCGGTTTGTACCTCCCGTGAAACTTTATATTTTTATCAGTTTTGTAACATTCCTTTTTATTTCATTCCAAATAACAGATCTGAATTTCGGAAAAGAGGGAGTTCAGATCCACAAAGGAAAAGAAATCAATAATGAAATTAAGAAAGAAGTGGCTAAAAATGAAGAGGTCCGTAATGCTTTACAGTCTCCTGAAGTGGCAAAGGCAGATTCTTTAACCGGCGGGATGCTGGCTCATGCATTAGATTCCTCCCAGATTAATAAGAAAGATGATATAGACGTTGAAAACATATTTACAAGTAAGAGCATTACAAAATCTTTGGGATTAAAGTCTATGGAAGACTTTGATAACAGGGAGAAGAAAAATGGCCAGAAATATCAAACTTTCCGTCCCTTCCTTGCCAAGATTTTTGAACTGGAGGAAAAAGGTCATTCTCCTAATGAGATCACCAATCTGTTTATAAAGAGTTCCATCCATAACCTGCCCAAAGCACTCTTTATATATCTTCCACTATTTGCTTTCCTGCTGTGGATCTTTCACAGTAAAAGAAAATGGTGGTACTTTGATCACGGAGTATTTACACTTCACTACTTTTCCTTTTTACTATTGCTTACCCTGCTGCTTTTTGTATTGAATAAAGTATTAAGCTATTTTGATGAAAATACTTTTATCATGTTCATAAAAGGACTGCTTACCACATCTGCAGTTGTTTACGCAGGATGCTATTTTTTTATAGCTCATTATAAAACATACAGAACCCACCCTGCCCTGACGATACTAGTAGGTGCCCTTCTGTTTTTTATCAACACCATTATTTTCACTTTCTTACTGATGGGTCTGGGAATCGTTAGTTTCTTATTAATGCACTAA
- a CDS encoding methylmalonyl-CoA mutase family protein, with amino-acid sequence METQKYTPTNKVRIVTAASLFDGHDAAINIMRRVIQGTGCEVIHLGHDKSAEEVVNTAIQEDANAIALTSYQGGHNEYFKYIYDLLREKNSPQIKIFGGGGGVILPEEIEDIMSYGIDRIYSPDDGRELGLQGMIDDLVKRSDFATGKDITADDLDSINFENSTSIAKIISAVENFSEEKPELVKAIDEKSKDLNIPIIGITGTGGAGKSSLTDELVRRFIRSNPDKKIAIISIDPSKKKTGGALLGDRIRMNAINDPRVYMRSMATRENNVSVSPFIHSALNVLKLAHPDVIILETSGIGQSGSEVSDFADVSMYVMTPEYGASTQLEKIDMLDYADLVALNKSDKRGALDALQAVRKQFQRNHLLWEQPLDEMPVYATKASQFNDHGTTELYNRLVAKVNDKFSDLNLQGFVEQEITDEVTIIPPKRVRYLSEIVENNKQYDATVEKQAELARKMYHIEGVKSFLSNETLDTEYQKAEKDLQQENIDFLKTWDDTKKAFHEEFYSYFVRGKEIKVETSTESLSHLRIPKIALPKYTDWGDLIKWKGQENLPGGFPYTAGIYPFKRTGEDPTRMFAGEGGPERTNRRFHYVSAEMDAKRLSTAFDSVTLYGQDPALPPDIYGKIGNAGVSIATLDDAKKLYSGFDLVNAMTSVSMTINGPAPMLLAFFMNAAIDQNVEKYIAEHKLESKVEAVLKAKFDDRGLERPKYNGELPPSNNGLGLKLLGITGDEVIPADAYAEIKAKTIATVRGTVQADILKEDQAQNTCIFSTEFALRLMGDVQEFFITEKVRNFYSVSISGYHIAEAGANPVSQLAFTLANGFTYVEYYLSRGMDINDFAPNLSFFFSNGIDPEYSVIGRVARRIWAKAMKLKYGADERSQMLKYHIQTSGRSLHAQEIDFNDIRTTLQALYAIYDNCNSLHTNAYDEAITTPTEQSVRRAMAIQLIINKELGLAKNENPLQGSFIIEELTDLVEEAVYTEFDRITERGGVLGAMETMYQRSKIQEESMHYEWLKHTGEYPIIGVNTFLGKDGSPTVRPGEVIRSTEEEKQVQIETLHNFQKSNEDKSEEALKKLQYAAINQQNLFAVMMDAVKYCSLGQITNALFEVGGKYRRNM; translated from the coding sequence ATGGAAACCCAAAAATATACTCCAACCAATAAAGTGAGAATCGTAACTGCGGCGTCATTATTTGACGGCCACGATGCTGCGATCAATATCATGCGACGCGTGATCCAGGGAACAGGATGTGAAGTCATCCACCTTGGCCACGACAAATCTGCTGAGGAAGTTGTGAATACAGCGATCCAGGAAGATGCCAATGCAATTGCATTAACGTCATACCAGGGCGGTCACAACGAATATTTCAAATATATTTATGACCTTTTAAGAGAAAAAAATTCACCACAGATCAAAATTTTCGGTGGTGGCGGTGGTGTAATCCTGCCTGAAGAAATTGAAGATATCATGTCTTATGGAATCGACAGGATTTATTCTCCGGATGACGGCCGTGAACTTGGTCTACAGGGAATGATTGATGATCTGGTTAAAAGATCTGATTTCGCAACCGGAAAAGATATTACAGCTGATGATTTAGATTCAATTAATTTTGAAAACTCTACCAGCATTGCTAAAATTATTTCAGCAGTAGAAAACTTTTCAGAGGAAAAACCTGAACTGGTAAAAGCAATTGACGAAAAATCAAAAGATTTAAATATTCCGATCATCGGGATCACAGGTACAGGAGGAGCCGGAAAATCTTCTTTAACAGATGAACTGGTAAGACGTTTCATCCGCTCAAATCCTGATAAAAAAATTGCCATTATCTCTATCGACCCTTCTAAAAAGAAGACCGGAGGTGCGTTGTTAGGAGACAGGATCCGTATGAATGCGATCAATGATCCAAGAGTTTATATGCGTTCTATGGCAACAAGAGAAAATAACGTTTCAGTTTCGCCTTTCATCCATTCAGCTTTGAATGTACTGAAACTGGCTCATCCGGATGTTATTATTCTGGAAACCTCAGGGATTGGACAGTCCGGTTCGGAAGTTTCAGATTTTGCTGATGTTTCAATGTACGTGATGACTCCGGAATATGGAGCTTCCACACAGCTTGAAAAAATCGACATGCTGGATTACGCAGATCTTGTTGCTTTAAACAAATCTGACAAACGTGGAGCTCTTGATGCGCTTCAGGCAGTAAGAAAGCAATTCCAGAGAAACCATTTGCTTTGGGAACAGCCGTTGGATGAAATGCCTGTTTATGCTACAAAAGCATCTCAGTTCAACGATCACGGAACTACGGAACTTTACAACAGATTAGTTGCAAAAGTAAACGATAAGTTCTCAGATTTAAATTTACAAGGATTTGTTGAGCAGGAAATTACCGATGAAGTAACAATCATTCCTCCGAAAAGGGTCCGTTATCTTTCTGAAATTGTAGAAAATAACAAGCAGTATGATGCAACAGTAGAAAAGCAGGCCGAGCTTGCCAGAAAAATGTATCATATAGAAGGGGTAAAAAGTTTCTTATCCAATGAAACATTAGACACCGAATATCAAAAAGCTGAAAAAGACCTTCAGCAGGAAAATATTGATTTCCTGAAAACATGGGATGATACAAAAAAAGCGTTCCATGAAGAATTCTATTCTTATTTTGTACGTGGAAAAGAGATTAAGGTGGAAACCTCAACAGAATCTTTATCACACTTAAGGATTCCAAAAATTGCTTTACCAAAATACACTGACTGGGGTGACCTGATCAAATGGAAGGGCCAGGAAAATCTTCCGGGAGGATTCCCTTATACAGCAGGGATTTATCCGTTCAAAAGAACCGGTGAAGATCCTACAAGAATGTTTGCGGGAGAAGGAGGTCCGGAAAGAACGAACAGAAGATTCCATTATGTTTCTGCAGAAATGGATGCAAAACGTCTGTCTACCGCCTTTGACTCTGTAACGCTTTACGGTCAGGATCCAGCATTACCACCGGATATTTACGGTAAGATCGGAAATGCCGGAGTTTCTATCGCGACACTGGATGATGCTAAAAAACTGTATTCAGGATTTGATCTGGTTAATGCAATGACTTCAGTTTCCATGACGATCAACGGTCCGGCTCCCATGCTTTTAGCGTTCTTTATGAATGCGGCCATCGATCAGAATGTTGAAAAATATATTGCTGAACATAAGCTTGAATCTAAAGTTGAAGCTGTTTTAAAAGCCAAATTTGACGACAGAGGCTTGGAAAGACCTAAATATAATGGGGAGCTTCCTCCTTCCAATAATGGTTTAGGTTTAAAACTATTGGGAATTACAGGAGATGAAGTGATTCCTGCTGATGCGTATGCAGAAATCAAGGCAAAAACGATTGCTACAGTTCGTGGAACGGTTCAGGCCGATATTTTAAAAGAAGATCAGGCTCAGAATACCTGTATTTTTTCTACTGAATTTGCCCTAAGATTAATGGGTGACGTTCAGGAGTTTTTTATTACAGAAAAAGTAAGAAACTTCTACTCTGTTTCTATTTCAGGTTATCATATCGCTGAAGCGGGTGCGAATCCGGTTTCCCAACTGGCATTTACACTTGCAAATGGTTTCACTTATGTGGAATATTATTTGTCTAGAGGAATGGATATTAATGATTTTGCTCCCAACTTATCTTTCTTCTTCTCCAACGGTATCGATCCTGAATATTCAGTAATCGGACGTGTAGCAAGAAGAATCTGGGCAAAAGCTATGAAGCTGAAATACGGGGCAGACGAAAGAAGCCAGATGCTGAAATACCACATCCAGACTTCAGGACGCTCTCTTCACGCTCAGGAAATTGATTTCAATGATATCAGAACGACGCTGCAGGCTCTTTATGCAATTTATGACAACTGTAATTCTCTTCACACAAACGCATATGACGAGGCGATTACGACTCCAACTGAGCAATCGGTAAGAAGAGCAATGGCCATCCAATTGATTATCAATAAGGAATTAGGTTTAGCTAAAAACGAAAATCCATTACAGGGGTCATTCATTATTGAAGAACTGACAGACCTTGTAGAGGAAGCTGTGTATACAGAATTCGACAGAATTACAGAGAGAGGCGGTGTTCTTGGTGCTATGGAAACCATGTATCAGCGTTCTAAGATCCAGGAAGAATCTATGCATTACGAATGGCTGAAACATACAGGAGAATATCCGATCATTGGAGTGAATACTTTCCTTGGAAAAGATGGTTCACCAACGGTTCGTCCGGGCGAAGTGATCCGTTCTACTGAAGAGGAAAAGCAGGTTCAGATTGAAACGCTTCATAATTTCCAAAAATCAAATGAGGATAAATCTGAGGAAGCCCTTAAAAAGTTACAATATGCAGCTATTAACCAGCAGAACTTATTTGCTGTGATGATGGATGCCGTGAAATACTGTTCTCTTGGACAGATCACCAACGCTTTATTTGAAGTGGGTGGTAAGTACAGAAGAAATATGTAG
- a CDS encoding diphthine--ammonia ligase gives MKPKAVFNWSSGKDSALALYKVLQEDQYEVTTLLTSINKEFQRISMHGVHVSLLEKQAKCLGFPLIKMELPKEPSMEEYRDLMNKTMAEIQAMGITQSIFGDIFLEDLRKYREDQLKTIGMKAVFPLWKKNTTDLIHEFLDLGFKTIVTCVNETYLDKSFAGRIIDKDFIRDLPKDIDPCGENGEFHTFTFDGPIFKEPVFFEVGETVKKTYPKPKASPEDEDGSYIFWFCDLILK, from the coding sequence ATGAAACCCAAAGCCGTATTCAACTGGAGCAGCGGAAAAGATTCTGCGCTTGCCCTTTACAAAGTTCTGCAGGAAGACCAGTACGAAGTTACTACCCTGCTTACAAGCATTAATAAAGAATTTCAGAGAATTTCTATGCATGGTGTTCATGTGTCGCTTCTGGAAAAGCAGGCTAAATGTCTGGGTTTTCCTTTGATTAAAATGGAGCTTCCAAAAGAACCGTCTATGGAAGAGTACCGTGATCTCATGAATAAAACGATGGCTGAAATTCAGGCTATGGGAATTACCCAATCGATCTTTGGAGATATCTTCCTGGAAGATCTCCGGAAATACCGTGAAGACCAGCTGAAAACCATCGGAATGAAAGCTGTTTTCCCGCTTTGGAAAAAGAACACGACAGACCTTATCCATGAGTTTCTGGACCTTGGCTTTAAAACGATTGTTACGTGCGTCAACGAAACTTACCTGGATAAAAGCTTTGCAGGAAGGATCATCGATAAAGATTTTATTCGCGATCTGCCGAAAGATATTGATCCATGCGGCGAAAATGGAGAATTTCACACTTTTACTTTCGACGGACCTATTTTTAAAGAGCCTGTTTTTTTTGAAGTCGGGGAAACGGTAAAGAAAACATATCCCAAACCTAAAGCCAGCCCTGAAGATGAAGACGGATCATATATTTTCTGGTTCTGTGATCTGATCCTTAAATAA